In Acidimicrobiales bacterium, one DNA window encodes the following:
- a CDS encoding nucleoside-diphosphate sugar epimerase/dehydratase, with protein sequence MADDPIEHPREAGPDTTVGGARAGSNRGPVGLLARAWPAMQAVADSVAWAVAVWVATWLRYEFAIPADRSRGIVAAAFAAVALHLLIAQFTRIYRRRWRYASYEEVVALVWTVLAAGVLLVVVNRLVLDTAVPTSSSMGAGVGALVLMAAGRLAWRGFDARRRRPSRHDASPVLVFGAGEAGRQLVSQMVNDPASAYVPVGLLDDDPAKANLVVNKVPVRGTRHDLQRVVTDLDAQMLIIAVPSVGGELVRDLYDEALGLGLAVRVLPSVRELIDGVALSQVREVSNADLLGRGGITTDMESIAHYLTGRRVLVTGAGGSIGSELCRQLRRFDPAELVMVDRDESGLHGVQMSIEGRALLDDPTLVVADVRDRDRMVEVFARFRPQVVFHAAALKHLSLLEMHPAEAVKTNVGGTQLLLELSAEVGVERFVNISTDKAANPTSVLGYTKRIAERLTAEMSRRSDGVFVSVRFGNVLGSRGSMLGAFEAQIEAGGPVTVTHPEVARYFMTTAEAVELVIQAGAIGRDGEVLVLDMGEAVRIDEVARRLIAASDRPVRIVYTGLRPGEKLHEDLWAEGEVDDRPFHPLISHVEVAPIAPALVNELLATPADELDAVLRRGHRAPWDSTDATIEPGTGPWA encoded by the coding sequence TTGGCGGATGATCCCATCGAACACCCCCGCGAAGCGGGCCCGGACACCACGGTCGGTGGTGCGCGTGCCGGCTCGAATCGTGGGCCGGTCGGCCTGTTGGCGCGGGCCTGGCCTGCCATGCAGGCGGTCGCCGACTCGGTGGCGTGGGCGGTGGCGGTGTGGGTGGCGACCTGGTTGCGCTACGAGTTCGCGATCCCCGCCGACCGGTCCCGGGGGATCGTGGCCGCGGCGTTCGCCGCGGTCGCCCTGCATCTGCTCATCGCCCAGTTCACCCGCATCTACCGCCGCAGGTGGCGCTACGCGAGCTACGAGGAGGTCGTGGCGCTGGTGTGGACGGTGCTGGCAGCCGGGGTGCTGTTGGTCGTGGTCAACCGTCTGGTTCTCGACACCGCTGTCCCCACGTCGTCGTCGATGGGAGCGGGGGTGGGCGCGCTGGTGCTCATGGCGGCGGGTCGACTCGCATGGCGGGGGTTCGATGCCCGCCGTCGCCGGCCGAGCCGCCACGACGCCTCTCCGGTGCTGGTCTTCGGCGCGGGCGAGGCCGGTCGCCAGCTTGTCTCTCAGATGGTGAACGATCCTGCCAGCGCCTACGTGCCGGTGGGCCTGCTCGACGACGACCCGGCCAAGGCCAACCTGGTCGTGAACAAGGTCCCGGTGCGGGGGACCCGCCACGACCTCCAGCGGGTGGTCACCGATCTCGATGCCCAGATGCTCATCATCGCCGTGCCCAGCGTCGGCGGCGAGCTGGTCCGCGATCTCTACGACGAGGCGCTCGGGCTGGGCTTGGCGGTGCGGGTCCTGCCGTCGGTGCGCGAGCTGATCGACGGCGTGGCGCTGTCACAGGTTCGTGAGGTGTCCAACGCCGACCTGTTGGGCCGGGGCGGCATCACCACCGACATGGAGTCGATCGCCCACTACCTCACCGGCAGGCGGGTGCTGGTCACCGGTGCGGGTGGTTCGATCGGGTCCGAGTTGTGCCGTCAGCTCCGGCGGTTCGACCCTGCCGAGCTGGTGATGGTCGACCGCGACGAGTCGGGGTTGCACGGGGTGCAGATGTCGATCGAGGGCCGGGCCCTGCTCGACGATCCCACCTTGGTGGTGGCCGATGTCCGCGACCGCGACCGCATGGTCGAGGTGTTCGCCCGGTTCCGGCCCCAGGTGGTGTTCCACGCCGCGGCCCTCAAGCACCTGTCGTTGCTGGAGATGCACCCGGCCGAGGCGGTGAAGACCAACGTGGGCGGCACCCAGCTGCTGCTCGAGCTCAGCGCCGAGGTCGGCGTCGAGCGGTTCGTCAACATCTCCACCGACAAGGCGGCCAACCCCACCAGCGTGTTGGGCTACACCAAGCGAATCGCCGAGCGGCTCACCGCCGAGATGTCGCGGCGATCCGACGGTGTGTTCGTGTCGGTGCGCTTCGGCAACGTGTTGGGGTCGCGGGGGTCCATGCTCGGAGCCTTCGAGGCCCAGATCGAGGCGGGCGGCCCGGTCACGGTCACTCACCCCGAGGTCGCTCGCTACTTCATGACCACCGCCGAGGCGGTCGAGCTGGTCATCCAGGCGGGGGCGATCGGGCGCGACGGCGAGGTGCTGGTGCTCGACATGGGCGAAGCGGTGCGGATCGACGAGGTGGCCCGCCGGTTGATCGCGGCCTCGGATCGTCCGGTGCGCATCGTCTACACGGGCCTTCGTCCGGGCGAGAAGCTGCACGAGGATCTGTGGGCCGAGGGCGAGGTCGACGACCGCCCGTTCCATCCGCTGATCAGCCACGTCGAGGTGGCACCGATCGC
- a CDS encoding LPXTG cell wall anchor domain-containing protein, with protein MRKALALLATVGAFMMLSFGIAGAQVDYDGDETTTTTEATTTTTEDVVTTTTEAPTTTTEDPSGIEGEGDATDPGTLPATGNDSLPLAQMAIVLVAAGGIALLAVRRTPAKVSTGS; from the coding sequence ATGCGCAAAGCACTCGCCCTTCTCGCAACTGTCGGTGCGTTCATGATGCTGTCGTTCGGCATCGCCGGCGCCCAGGTCGACTACGACGGTGACGAGACCACCACCACGACCGAGGCGACCACCACCACCACCGAAGACGTGGTCACCACCACGACCGAGGCCCCCACCACCACCACCGAGGACCCCAGTGGTATTGAAGGCGAGGGCGACGCGACCGATCCCGGCACCCTGCCGGCCACCGGCAACGACAGCCTCCCGCTGGCCCAGATGGCCATCGTGTTGGTCGCCGCCGGCGGCATCGCCCTCCTCGCCGTGCGCCGCACCCCGGCCAAGGTGAGCACTGGCAGCTGA